Within the Planctomycetaceae bacterium genome, the region GTTTGGATGGGTTCACAGGAATATCGAAACCTACGGTGGCGATCCCGATCGAATAATTGTTGGTGGCCATTCCGCGGGTGCGCAACTCGCCGCAATCCTCTGTACGGATCAACGCTACCTCGCGTCGGAAGGTGTTGGCATGGAAGTGCTCAGGGGCTGTGTACCGGTCGATGGAGACACATACGACATCCCCAAGATCATACTTACCGCCGAACATCGACAGGCCATCTACGGCGGAAAGATGTTTACCTTCGGACATCGGCAAAAGTTCGGTAACGACCCCGAAAAGCATGTGCAGTTTTCGGCGGTGACGCATGTGGCTCCAAACAAAGGTATTCCTCCGTTTCTGCTTCTGTATTTCTCGGGCAACCCGGATACGCGCGCTCAAGCCGACCGTTTGGCATCTGTGCTGAACGAAGCTGGTATCCAGGGGCGAACATTTGGTAAGGGGGACACGAACCACAGCCAGCTGAACAACGATTTGGGAAAACCCGACGATCCCGCAACAACCCAGTTCCTGTCTTTTCTGGATCATCACGCATCGAGGTAAATCATGCGATGACGCAAGCGACACAAAACGAAAGCCTGCCCCGGAACCCGGGATTCAAGCGGAAAGGCTCTTTCGATAGGACAGTGTCTCAAAAAGGGCTCTTATGTACGCAGAGGCCCTGTTGAGTACGTTGCATCTCACAGTGCAGGACTGTAGCGAGCCAGGGGTTTGAAGCCCGTTGTTGGGTTATCTGCGAATCCCAGCGAGACAGATCCATCGATGGTCGGTCTCTTCTTACAGGCCGGGCAGACATCGCGGTTGACCTATGCAATAATGTCGTGGACGATGTGCCCGGCCAGGTCGGTTAATCGGAAGTCGCGGCCGTCGTATCGATAGGTGAGTCGTTCGTGGTCAAGACCCAGCAGGTGCAGTAATGTTGCGTGCAGGTCGTGCATGTGCACCCTTCCTTCGACGGCATTGTGCCCAATTTCGTCCGTGCTGCCCCACGCAAATCCTGGCTTGACGCCTCCGCCGGCAATGAAGACGCTGAATCCCCGCGGGTTATGATCACGCCCGTCATTGCTCTGATTGAACGGTGTTCGCCCGAATTCGCCTCCCCACCAAACGATGGTATCTTCCAGCAGACCACGTTGTTTCAGGTCAGTGAGCAGCCCTGCAACTGGTTTGTCCGTAGCCAGTGCGTGGTCGGCATGCTTGTGCATTCGGGAGTGCTGGTCCCATCGGGGATTTGGCGATTCGTCTGCGTAGTTCACCTGAACGAAACGGACTCCGGATTCTGACAGCCGGCGAGCCAGTAAACACTGTCGACCGAACTCGTCCGTCGGCTTGTCTCCAATGCCATACAGATCCAGCGTTGCGGAGGTTTCGCCACTCATGTCCATCACCACCGGTGCAGCCGTTTGCATACGGAATGCGAGTTCGTAACTGCGAATCACACTTTCCAGCTGACTGTCCTGCACCTGGCGACGATTCACCTGAGCCTGGCTGAGCTGCTGTGTGAGTCTGAAGCGTGTTTGCGATGATTCGGCAGACAGGTTTGGATTTCGGATATGATCAATCGTCATCTGGTCGATGGGTTTCCAGGATCGACCAATGGCTGTTCCCTGATACACCGATGGAAGGAACGCATTGGAATAGTTTCGGGGGCCGCCTTTTTCGTCTGATGGCTGCAGAGTCACGAATCCTGGCAGATCCTGATTTTCCGTGCCCAGGCCGTACATCAGCCAGGCTCCCATCGACGGACGCACCAGATTTGTAGCGCCGGTATGCAGAAACAACGTAGACGGACCGTGCGCGACTCCCTCCGTGTGCATCCCATGAAGAAAGCACAGGTCGTCGACGTGTCCGGCAATATGTGGAAACAGTGTGGATACCATCTGGCCGCACTGTCCATGGGGTGCAAAATCCCACATGGGCTTCATCAGCGTTCGCTGGGTCAGTTTTCCAAAATCGCCCGACCGTACACCGGTAAAATCGATGGTCTGACCGTCCCTCGCAAAAAGCTCGGGCTTATAGTCGAATGTATCCACCTGACTGGGGCCACCCTGCATAAAGATAAAGATGATCCGTTTTGCCCGAGGGGCAAACATCGGGTTCTTTGGCAGCAGCGTGTCGCCGGAAATGGCCGTTGATGTGGTACCTGATGCATCAGGCCGCGCTGAGGCACCCTGAGACGTTTGGCCGGCCAGCATCGCCTGAAGAGCCACAGATCCAAAACCGCAGGCCGTTGACCTGAGCATGTCGCGTCGGGTTGTGTTCGAAGGCATCACGAAAGTCTCAATGGCGGGCCGAGGTGGAATAGGTGTGACGCGATGAAACATCCCTTGTTCAATCACCGCGCCGGCAGGGTCTACATGTTGGGCAGAACTGCGCCGACCTGCAAGTCGAAGTCGTCAACATGGGCAGTTTTCACCTTCAGATGAACAAAACAGGCCTATTGCGCGCTCTGTGCCGTTGCGAGGGCAATCTTGATTCGGGATTTTCGCCCGATAAGAGCACAAACGCGGATGACGAAACCGTTCCGGGTGGGACAATGCCGGTGCGGAAATCACCGGGAATCTCAGGAGCACACGATGACACAGGAAGCCGGCAGCTGCGGGAATGAAAAGGAATCGATGAACGCTGCTGCGGCAGCAACCATAGACTCCTGGATTGAAGTGTGGCGGGAAAGGCTGAAGAAGATTCCGCATGATACGGCCCATCGCAAGCATTCGGCCGACCGTTGGTCGATTTCAGAAGTTGTCGGGCACCTGATCGATTCGGCATGCAACAATCATCAGCGATTTGTTCGCGCTCAATTTCGTGACTCGCTGGTGTTCCCGAAATACGATCAGAATCAATGGGCAAACGCCGGGCATTATCTTCACGCCGACTGGGGGAACCTGATTGAGCTTTGGTACTTTTATAACAAGCAGATCGCAATCATCATTCGCGACATGGACGCAGCCAAACTTCAAACTCCCTGCACGATCACTCCTTACGACACGTGTACGCTGCAGTTTCTGGTGACTGACTACGCGGACCACATGATTCATCACCTGAACAAGATCGACGAACGACTGACACGGGATTAGCTGTCCGTTCGAAACCAGGACAGGCACGCTGGACGACTGTCAACGATCGTGTTTTTCTGAATGCAGTCTGCTGTGAAATCGCAGGCAACAGTGACGTCGCAGGCTACAGTGACGTCACGGGCGTCTATGAAGGGGCAGAGAACGGTGAAGAGACAGGTAACGGTGAAGGGGCAGGCAAAGTGGGAAGCCAGACATCGGAGCGAGTCCTGGAAGGCAGACACGTGTCTGCTTGTCTGGAATAATGTTCATTCTGCAGGGGGACATTGATATGATCCCGGGCCATGCCTGACGCCACCCTGAAATCTTTCCTGAATCTGTTGAAGAAGAGCCAGCTGCTGAACAGTGATCAGCTGGCTTTGGCTGAATCCCTTGCGCGCGGAAGCGAGCGAGTCGGCGGACAGAATTCTCTGCCGGCTGCTGGCAACGAAGCAGCGGTGAATTCCCGGTCGGCAGCCGGACTGAACACGCCCGAACTTCTGGCAACTGAGCTCGTACGTCGAAAGATGCTGACGTCGTGGCAGCGCAGCCAGTTGCTGCAGGGCCAGTCCGGATTCGTGTTGCAGCAGTATCGACTTCAAAAGCCCATCGGGCGCGGTGGAATGGGCCATGTCTTCCAGGCCCTCGACACAAATACGAGAGCCATTGTCGCCATCAAGGTCATGGCAAAAAAGCTCACAGCCAATCAGACGCTGGTGAATCGTTTTCGGCGAGAAATCAAGGCGACATCCAGGCTCAACTGTCCACATATCGTTCGCACGCTGGATGGTGGTCGAGTTGGTGATATTGATTTCATGGTGATGGAATTCGTCAATGGAGATCAGCTGGACGATGTCACTCGCCGCATCCCCGAGTTACCGGTAGGGATCGCCTGCGACATCATTCGTCAGGCCGCACTGGGGCTGCAGCATGCCCATGAGCAAAAAATGGTTCACCGGGATATTAAGCCAGCCAATTTGATCATCGCCTGGTCGGACAAAGGCGATGGCACGGTCAAACTAATGGATATGGGGCTCGTGCGATTGTCGGAAGAATCGACCACTGACACGACGTCGGCAGAACGAGCGGCAACTCGGGCAGGGCAGGTCATGGGAACGCCCGACTACATGTCTCCCGAACAGGCTTGGGATACAGCGACGGCGGATATTCGAAGCGATATCTACAGTCTGGGTTGCTCATTTTTTCGAATGCTGACAGGCCGAATCCCCTTTCCCGGGGACAATCCCCTGCAGGTGTTGATGAATCGATGTTCGAAGGATGCCCCGTCCGCTCGCAGCCTTCGATCCGATCTTCCGGAAGAGATTAATGCCATTTGTCAGCGAATGACGCTGCGAGATCCGGACGCTCGATTTCAAACACCCGCGGAAGTTGCCGCGGCACTCGAACCCTTTTGCGAACCGCTTACGGTGGATGCATTAAGAAAGGCCGCTCGCACCGCAAAAGCAGAGGACCTGCTTCCATTAGAGCCATCGAAAGACAGCGCTGATGAAAAAGAAACCAGCTTTGCTCAGGATGCCAGCTACCAGCAGTTCCTGAAGGAAATGGAAAGTGGGGCGGCAGTCGATCTG harbors:
- a CDS encoding protein kinase produces the protein MPDATLKSFLNLLKKSQLLNSDQLALAESLARGSERVGGQNSLPAAGNEAAVNSRSAAGLNTPELLATELVRRKMLTSWQRSQLLQGQSGFVLQQYRLQKPIGRGGMGHVFQALDTNTRAIVAIKVMAKKLTANQTLVNRFRREIKATSRLNCPHIVRTLDGGRVGDIDFMVMEFVNGDQLDDVTRRIPELPVGIACDIIRQAALGLQHAHEQKMVHRDIKPANLIIAWSDKGDGTVKLMDMGLVRLSEESTTDTTSAERAATRAGQVMGTPDYMSPEQAWDTATADIRSDIYSLGCSFFRMLTGRIPFPGDNPLQVLMNRCSKDAPSARSLRSDLPEEINAICQRMTLRDPDARFQTPAEVAAALEPFCEPLTVDALRKAARTAKAEDLLPLEPSKDSADEKETSFAQDASYQQFLKEMESGAAVDLLNSRSAQADGLPELSIEAAMANTVPDFRRPTSPVLTQRKQNRAAFRPGLIAAIASAVVLLPVGYILFSPDPQTSRNDVPVNGLVDVENKGQTKEANVDLPAARFASPDPVEVKAGDVVTFSPELSITRPANRGVLFYRLGPEAPTAATIDAETGDVTWQTTVLQKPVRYQIPIQLVYAAASTTPPVTNSDAGNIIADCTLEVAVTRESSRFALPILPPQRMPIGESSQISFATKSELPPEAEPEYQVIRGLMPGMQLDSVNGILRWNPAKRQIGRHVLTVQLTDKASDQILATTVYEIRVVPTVFSIQLIEPTTRSIAAGQTLQLNLVDASGM
- a CDS encoding DUF1501 domain-containing protein, whose product is MPSNTTRRDMLRSTACGFGSVALQAMLAGQTSQGASARPDASGTTSTAISGDTLLPKNPMFAPRAKRIIFIFMQGGPSQVDTFDYKPELFARDGQTIDFTGVRSGDFGKLTQRTLMKPMWDFAPHGQCGQMVSTLFPHIAGHVDDLCFLHGMHTEGVAHGPSTLFLHTGATNLVRPSMGAWLMYGLGTENQDLPGFVTLQPSDEKGGPRNYSNAFLPSVYQGTAIGRSWKPIDQMTIDHIRNPNLSAESSQTRFRLTQQLSQAQVNRRQVQDSQLESVIRSYELAFRMQTAAPVVMDMSGETSATLDLYGIGDKPTDEFGRQCLLARRLSESGVRFVQVNYADESPNPRWDQHSRMHKHADHALATDKPVAGLLTDLKQRGLLEDTIVWWGGEFGRTPFNQSNDGRDHNPRGFSVFIAGGGVKPGFAWGSTDEIGHNAVEGRVHMHDLHATLLHLLGLDHERLTYRYDGRDFRLTDLAGHIVHDIIA
- a CDS encoding alpha/beta hydrolase, which translates into the protein MNSFRLYFVAALALLMYVNGAIYAQVVTSDIRYCEGHHPRHVLDIYRAEKPTRTPGPVMFWIHGGGWQAGDKTDVGLKPKVLTERGFVFVSINYRLLPEVPMEDLISDVAKAFGWVHRNIETYGGDPDRIIVGGHSAGAQLAAILCTDQRYLASEGVGMEVLRGCVPVDGDTYDIPKIILTAEHRQAIYGGKMFTFGHRQKFGNDPEKHVQFSAVTHVAPNKGIPPFLLLYFSGNPDTRAQADRLASVLNEAGIQGRTFGKGDTNHSQLNNDLGKPDDPATTQFLSFLDHHASR
- a CDS encoding DinB family protein, producing the protein MTQEAGSCGNEKESMNAAAAATIDSWIEVWRERLKKIPHDTAHRKHSADRWSISEVVGHLIDSACNNHQRFVRAQFRDSLVFPKYDQNQWANAGHYLHADWGNLIELWYFYNKQIAIIIRDMDAAKLQTPCTITPYDTCTLQFLVTDYADHMIHHLNKIDERLTRD